One genomic segment of Arthrobacter sp. zg-Y1110 includes these proteins:
- the secF gene encoding protein translocase subunit SecF, translating into MSKLPSFAAFGNDLYTGKRSYNFVGKAKLWFIIAAAAVLLSILIPVAKGGFNLGIEFRGGSEFTVSNVSNTDVSGGEKAVAEVAGTADPKVTNIAPGTMRIQTEKLSDDQTIEVKESLAETYGVSQDEVTSTFIGPTWGSDVSRQALVGLVVFVALAAVLMALYFRTWKMSVAAVVGLLVVMVVTAGVYALSGFEVTPSAIIGFLTVLSYSLYDTVVVFDKVRENTKDLDKRTKRTFAEEVNLAVNQTLVRSINTSVVAVLPVASILFIGALLLGAGTLKDLSLALFVGIILGTIATIYIAAPLYAWLRRNEPDIRKQAKRVAERRANEAKGSAAVSA; encoded by the coding sequence ATGAGTAAGCTCCCCAGTTTCGCCGCATTCGGCAACGACCTTTACACCGGAAAGCGGTCCTACAACTTCGTCGGCAAGGCAAAGCTGTGGTTCATCATCGCAGCGGCAGCCGTGCTGCTTTCGATCCTCATACCGGTGGCCAAGGGCGGATTCAACCTCGGCATCGAGTTCCGCGGCGGCTCCGAATTCACCGTCTCCAACGTCAGCAACACTGACGTCAGCGGCGGCGAGAAGGCCGTGGCCGAGGTTGCCGGCACCGCCGACCCCAAGGTCACCAACATCGCCCCGGGCACCATGCGGATCCAGACGGAGAAGCTGAGCGATGACCAGACCATCGAGGTCAAGGAATCACTGGCGGAGACCTACGGCGTAAGCCAGGACGAAGTCACCTCCACCTTCATCGGTCCCACCTGGGGCAGCGACGTCAGCCGGCAGGCCCTGGTGGGCCTCGTCGTCTTCGTGGCACTGGCCGCGGTGCTGATGGCCTTGTATTTCCGGACCTGGAAGATGTCGGTAGCCGCCGTCGTCGGGCTGTTGGTGGTTATGGTGGTCACCGCCGGCGTCTACGCGCTGAGCGGTTTCGAAGTCACGCCGTCGGCCATCATCGGCTTCCTTACCGTGCTCAGCTACTCGCTGTATGACACCGTGGTGGTGTTCGACAAGGTCCGGGAAAACACGAAGGACCTGGACAAGCGGACCAAGCGGACCTTCGCGGAAGAAGTGAACCTGGCCGTGAACCAGACTCTGGTGCGGTCCATCAACACTTCCGTGGTGGCAGTCCTCCCGGTGGCCTCCATCCTGTTCATCGGTGCGCTGCTGCTGGGCGCCGGCACCCTGAAGGACCTGTCCCTGGCATTGTTCGTGGGCATCATCCTGGGCACCATCGCGACCATCTACATTGCAGCGCCGCTGTACGCGTGGCTGCGCCGGAACGAACCGGACATCCGCAAGCAGGCCAAGCGGGTGGCCGAACGCCGGGCTAACGAAGCAAAGGGCTCCGCGGCGGTCAGCGCCTAA
- the secD gene encoding protein translocase subunit SecD → MPRTGPGSAAKKTLLWLGVIFAALALLLGGGSMWSNASWTPKLALDLEGGTQMILAPEVQGGDSEISTEQLDQAVEIIRQRVDGSGVSEAEISTQSNRNVVVSLPGVPDPETRELIQASANMEFRPVLAGGGGQGAAVTDPTPAEQLPTPSAEPTDASDTNWISPELQTQFETTDCLNPDTIANAEQAPADQPMVACEPGTAGKYILGPVEVPGVDISTASFGMAQGNNGVSTNQWAVNIEFNGEGTDKFREVTERLFAFPQGDPRNQFAIVLDGQIISAPTVNAVITNGQPQITGNFTQESSEALSEQLKYGALPISFEIQSEQQVSATLGADQLRMGIIAGLIGLALVAVYSLFQYRALGFVTIISLVVAGLLTYLAIAILGWSHNYRLSLAGVAGLIVAIGQTADSFIVYFERIRDELRDGRGLVSAVDNGWKRAKRTVLASKAVNILAAVVLYFVAVGNVRGFAFTLGLTAIADLIVVFMFTHPTMVLLARTKFFGDGHRFSGLDASKLGAVPLYRGAGRLRDPSEAPAARTKNKGAAKEAERRMTIAERRLAEKQDSMAGTGRSSEKDGE, encoded by the coding sequence ATGCCCCGTACCGGCCCCGGCTCGGCCGCGAAAAAGACGCTCCTCTGGTTGGGCGTCATTTTTGCTGCCCTGGCCCTTTTGCTTGGCGGTGGTTCCATGTGGAGCAACGCCAGCTGGACCCCGAAACTCGCCCTCGACCTTGAGGGCGGCACCCAGATGATCCTTGCTCCCGAGGTGCAGGGCGGTGACTCCGAAATCTCGACCGAACAGCTCGACCAGGCCGTGGAGATCATCCGCCAGCGCGTGGACGGCAGCGGCGTCTCCGAAGCGGAGATCAGCACGCAGTCCAACCGCAACGTCGTGGTATCGCTGCCCGGCGTCCCCGATCCCGAGACCCGCGAGCTGATCCAGGCTTCCGCGAACATGGAGTTCCGCCCGGTCCTGGCCGGCGGCGGGGGACAAGGTGCAGCAGTAACGGATCCCACTCCTGCGGAACAGCTGCCCACCCCGTCGGCGGAACCCACGGATGCTTCGGACACCAACTGGATTTCACCCGAGCTGCAGACGCAGTTCGAAACCACTGACTGCCTGAACCCGGACACCATCGCCAACGCTGAGCAGGCACCGGCCGACCAGCCGATGGTGGCCTGCGAGCCCGGCACCGCCGGCAAGTACATCCTGGGCCCGGTCGAAGTTCCCGGCGTAGACATCTCCACCGCCAGCTTCGGCATGGCACAGGGCAACAACGGTGTCTCCACCAACCAGTGGGCCGTGAACATCGAGTTCAACGGCGAGGGTACCGACAAGTTCCGCGAAGTGACCGAGCGTCTCTTCGCCTTCCCGCAGGGCGACCCGCGGAACCAGTTCGCCATCGTCCTCGACGGGCAGATCATTTCGGCGCCGACCGTGAACGCGGTCATCACCAACGGCCAGCCCCAGATCACCGGCAACTTCACGCAGGAAAGCTCCGAAGCGCTCTCCGAGCAGCTGAAATACGGTGCCCTGCCGATCAGCTTCGAGATCCAGAGCGAACAGCAGGTCTCGGCGACCCTTGGCGCGGACCAGCTGCGGATGGGCATTATCGCCGGCCTGATCGGCCTGGCCCTCGTTGCCGTCTACTCGCTCTTCCAGTACCGCGCGCTGGGCTTCGTTACCATCATCTCGCTCGTCGTTGCCGGGCTGCTGACCTACCTGGCCATCGCCATCCTGGGCTGGAGCCACAACTACCGGCTCTCACTGGCCGGCGTGGCCGGCCTGATCGTCGCCATCGGGCAGACCGCGGACTCGTTCATCGTGTACTTCGAACGCATCCGTGACGAGCTTCGCGACGGCCGCGGGCTGGTTTCCGCGGTGGACAACGGCTGGAAACGCGCCAAGCGTACCGTCCTGGCTTCCAAGGCCGTGAACATCCTGGCCGCCGTCGTCCTGTACTTCGTGGCAGTGGGCAACGTGCGGGGCTTCGCCTTCACCCTGGGCCTCACCGCCATTGCGGACCTCATCGTGGTCTTTATGTTCACCCACCCCACCATGGTGCTTCTGGCCCGAACCAAGTTCTTCGGCGACGGCCACCGCTTCTCCGGCCTCGATGCGAGCAAGCTGGGTGCGGTACCGCTTTACCGCGGTGCCGGACGGCTGCGTGATCCCTCCGAAGCGCCGGCTGCGCGCACCAAGAACAAGGGAGCGGCCAAGGAAGCCGAACGAAGGATGACCATCGCCGAACGGCGGCTTGCCGAAAAGCAGGATTCAATGGCCGGTACCGGCCGCAGCTCCGAGAAGGACGGCGAGTAA
- the yajC gene encoding preprotein translocase subunit YajC produces MSIADLFIPLLLAVFVILMFRKQKKSQQTVVQQRAQMLPGTEVMTQFGLFGRIVSVDQEENKAVLELSPGNTATVHLQALTKVVTVRAEEAPADDAAAVPDDASSLTLGKDTSERNDAVQDETPEETLKRLNRDDKKEN; encoded by the coding sequence GTGTCTATCGCTGATCTCTTTATCCCTCTGCTGCTGGCGGTCTTCGTCATCCTCATGTTCCGCAAGCAGAAGAAGTCGCAGCAGACGGTTGTCCAGCAGCGGGCCCAAATGCTTCCCGGCACCGAAGTTATGACCCAGTTCGGGCTCTTCGGCCGGATCGTTTCCGTGGACCAGGAAGAAAACAAGGCCGTGCTGGAGCTTTCCCCCGGCAACACCGCCACGGTTCACCTTCAGGCACTGACCAAGGTCGTCACTGTTCGCGCTGAAGAAGCACCGGCCGATGACGCCGCCGCGGTCCCCGATGACGCCTCGTCCCTCACGCTCGGCAAGGACACCTCCGAGCGCAACGACGCCGTGCAGGACGAGACGCCTGAAGAAACACTCAAGCGCCTGAACCGCGACGACAAAAAAGAGAACTAG
- the ruvB gene encoding Holliday junction branch migration DNA helicase RuvB, whose translation MSTADSLVAPGPDPDDKAIEAALRPKNLDDFVGQKRVREQLSLVLEASRLRGRSADHVLLSGPPGLGKTTLSMIIAAEMNAPLRISSGPAIQHAGDLAAILSSLTEGEVLFLDEIHRMSRPAEEMLYMAMEDFRVDIIVGKGAGATAIPLDLPPFTLVGATTRAGLLPGPLRDRFGFTGHLEFYSTDELELVLRRSAMLMDMKVNSAGFAEVAGRSRGTPRIANRLLRRVRDWALVHGIEQIDARSAGAALDMYEVDVLGLDRLDRAVLAALITKFNGGPVGLSTLAIAVGEEPETVETVAEPYLVREGLLGRTPRGRIATRAAWEHLGLQMPENVAAAMPQNMFSGPGTNTSSAPAEETGPET comes from the coding sequence GTGTCCACCGCCGACTCCCTCGTCGCGCCCGGTCCCGATCCGGACGACAAAGCCATCGAAGCCGCCCTGCGGCCCAAGAACCTGGACGACTTCGTAGGTCAGAAGCGCGTCCGCGAACAGCTGTCGCTGGTACTCGAAGCGTCCCGGCTGCGCGGCCGCAGCGCCGACCACGTGCTGCTGTCCGGCCCGCCCGGCCTGGGCAAGACCACCCTGTCCATGATCATTGCCGCGGAAATGAACGCACCGCTGCGGATCAGTTCCGGGCCGGCCATCCAGCATGCCGGGGACCTCGCAGCCATCCTGTCTTCCCTGACAGAGGGCGAGGTGCTGTTCCTGGACGAAATCCACCGCATGTCCCGGCCGGCCGAGGAAATGCTCTACATGGCCATGGAGGATTTCCGCGTCGACATCATCGTCGGCAAGGGTGCCGGTGCCACCGCCATTCCGCTGGACCTGCCCCCGTTCACCCTGGTGGGAGCCACTACCCGCGCCGGCCTGCTGCCCGGTCCGCTGCGGGACCGTTTCGGATTCACCGGCCACTTGGAGTTCTACTCGACGGATGAACTGGAACTGGTGCTGCGCCGCTCGGCCATGCTGATGGACATGAAGGTCAACTCCGCGGGATTTGCCGAGGTTGCCGGACGCTCGCGCGGCACCCCGCGTATCGCGAACCGGCTGCTGCGCCGCGTCCGGGACTGGGCGCTGGTGCACGGCATCGAGCAGATCGACGCCCGCTCGGCCGGAGCGGCGCTGGATATGTACGAGGTGGACGTCCTCGGCCTCGACCGGTTGGACCGCGCCGTGCTGGCCGCACTGATCACCAAGTTCAACGGGGGACCGGTGGGCCTTTCCACGCTGGCGATCGCCGTCGGCGAGGAACCGGAGACTGTGGAGACGGTGGCCGAACCGTACCTCGTCCGTGAAGGCCTGCTCGGCCGGACCCCGCGGGGCCGCATCGCGACCCGGGCCGCGTGGGAGCATCTGGGGCTCCAGATGCCCGAGAACGTGGCGGCCGCGATGCCGCAGAACATGTTTTCCGGCCCCGGCACCAACACCTCATCCGCTCCCGCCGAGGAGACCGGGCCGGAAACTTAA
- the ruvA gene encoding Holliday junction branch migration protein RuvA, with product MISSLRGVVSHVGLTSAVIDVQGFGMLVQATPQTLASLRKGSEASVHTAMIVREDSMTLYGFSDADQREVFEILLGVSGVGPRIALAVLAVHTPEAIRVAASTGDDKAFSKVSGIGPKGARRIVLELADKLVPHGTVENPAAPRWQEQVLAAMTGLGWSEKDATAAMDDTAAEHPDVAAAGNVGEILKLTLRRLGTDGARASSRRKAG from the coding sequence ATGATCAGTTCCCTCCGCGGGGTCGTTTCGCACGTGGGCCTTACCTCTGCCGTCATTGATGTCCAAGGATTCGGGATGCTCGTCCAGGCCACCCCGCAGACCCTGGCTTCGCTGCGCAAGGGAAGTGAAGCCAGCGTCCATACCGCCATGATCGTGCGCGAAGACTCCATGACCCTGTATGGGTTCAGCGACGCGGACCAGCGCGAGGTCTTTGAAATCCTCCTCGGCGTCAGCGGGGTGGGTCCGCGGATCGCCCTCGCGGTCCTGGCCGTCCACACTCCTGAAGCCATCCGGGTGGCCGCATCCACCGGGGACGACAAGGCCTTCAGCAAGGTTTCCGGCATTGGCCCCAAGGGCGCCCGCCGCATTGTCCTCGAGCTGGCCGACAAGCTGGTGCCGCACGGCACCGTGGAAAACCCGGCCGCACCCCGCTGGCAGGAACAGGTCCTGGCGGCCATGACCGGTCTCGGCTGGTCCGAAAAGGACGCCACTGCCGCCATGGACGACACCGCCGCCGAGCATCCCGACGTCGCTGCCGCCGGCAACGTCGGGGAAATCCTGAAACTGACGCTGCGGCGCCTCGGGACCGACGGCGCCCGGGCCTCCTCGCGCCGAAAGGCCGGCTGA
- the ruvC gene encoding crossover junction endodeoxyribonuclease RuvC has product MSLRVLGVDPGLTRCGLGVVEVEGNRRATLVAVGVVGTVAGTALDARLLVISEAIDLWLDTHRPDVLAVERVFSQLNVSTVMGTAQASGVVIAAAARRGIPVALHTPTEVKAAVTGSGSANKDAVGKMVTKILRLDEMPKPADAADALALAITHAWRRGVAGPGPTAGSASRGAAPASGLTPAQRLWAEAEARAKRGSY; this is encoded by the coding sequence GTGTCTTTACGCGTCCTGGGGGTGGACCCCGGCCTGACCCGCTGCGGCCTTGGAGTAGTTGAGGTCGAGGGAAACCGCCGGGCCACCCTCGTGGCCGTCGGAGTTGTCGGCACAGTGGCCGGCACCGCGCTTGACGCCCGGTTGCTGGTCATTTCCGAAGCCATCGATCTGTGGCTGGACACCCACCGGCCCGATGTCCTGGCCGTGGAACGGGTGTTCAGCCAACTCAATGTCAGCACCGTGATGGGTACCGCCCAGGCCTCCGGCGTCGTTATTGCCGCCGCCGCCCGGCGCGGCATCCCGGTCGCCCTGCACACGCCTACCGAGGTCAAGGCGGCGGTCACCGGCTCCGGCTCGGCCAACAAGGACGCCGTGGGCAAGATGGTGACCAAGATCCTGCGGCTGGACGAGATGCCCAAGCCCGCCGACGCCGCCGACGCCCTTGCCCTGGCGATCACCCACGCCTGGCGCCGCGGCGTCGCCGGTCCCGGACCCACCGCCGGCTCCGCCTCGCGGGGCGCGGCACCGGCTAGTGGGTTAACTCCGGCCCAGCGGCTGTGGGCCGAAGCGGAAGCGCGGGCAAAACGCGGAAGCTACTGA
- a CDS encoding YebC/PmpR family DNA-binding transcriptional regulator codes for MSGHSKWATTKHKKAVIDAKRAKSFAKLIKNIEVAARAGGADMAGNPALELAVSKAKKTSVPIDNINRAVKRGAGLLGEAVDYQTIMYEGYGPQGSALLIECLTDNKNRAASEVRLAVTRNGGNMGDPGSVAYMFTRKGVVNLPKNGLTEDDLLMAVLDAGADEVKESGENFEIISEPQDLRAVVGALEEASIEYETDEAEFVPSMHVELDADAARKFLKLVDALEDLDDVQNVYSNADIPAAVMAELEEDD; via the coding sequence ATGTCGGGCCACTCTAAATGGGCAACCACCAAGCACAAGAAGGCCGTAATTGATGCCAAGCGCGCCAAGTCCTTCGCCAAGCTGATCAAGAACATCGAAGTTGCAGCACGCGCCGGCGGAGCCGACATGGCAGGCAACCCGGCCCTTGAACTGGCCGTTTCCAAAGCCAAGAAGACGTCGGTGCCGATCGACAACATTAACCGTGCGGTCAAGCGCGGCGCCGGCCTGCTCGGCGAGGCCGTCGATTACCAGACGATCATGTACGAGGGCTACGGACCGCAGGGCTCCGCCCTCCTGATCGAGTGCCTTACGGACAACAAGAACCGTGCGGCCTCCGAGGTCCGCCTTGCCGTGACCCGCAACGGCGGCAATATGGGCGATCCCGGTTCCGTCGCCTACATGTTCACCCGCAAGGGCGTAGTGAACCTGCCCAAGAACGGCCTCACCGAAGATGATCTGCTGATGGCCGTCCTTGACGCCGGTGCGGACGAAGTGAAGGAATCGGGCGAGAACTTCGAGATCATCTCGGAGCCGCAGGACCTCCGTGCCGTCGTCGGTGCGCTGGAAGAGGCGAGCATCGAGTACGAAACCGATGAAGCCGAATTCGTTCCGTCCATGCATGTTGAACTGGATGCGGATGCTGCCCGCAAGTTCCTCAAGCTCGTGGATGCGCTGGAAGACCTCGACGACGTCCAGAACGTTTACTCCAACGCTGATATCCCGGCCGCCGTTATGGCCGAGCTTGAAGAAGACGACTAA
- a CDS encoding Mur ligase family protein gives MSSFSILVGKLVRSASKLRGGGSALPGLVVEKIDPDFIRRTLADLPLGVAVVSGTNGKTTTTKMVVELLESQGLKVFTNRTGSNFTRGVAAALLGEVNLRGHLDADIAVLELDEAHAVHFVKLIQPRYSLLLNVLRDQLDRFGEIDKTTRLLESIARATTETVVLNREDPRVAGIADSLNGQRAVYFGLDASLRSTFPNDDEMRGSLAEALAATQEADVVLERVSETDADFLVDGQVRTSGLKLRGVYNIFNAAAALAFARTIKGKDLDSDALFDALANVEPAFGRGESLTVNGQPLELVLVKNPSGFRLGLKSFAAHGYSTMIAINDNYADGRDMSWLWDVDFESLAEGGVDVVSGVRAYDMALRLKYDDVPVRTIEPDITDGLKRFIKDSPGVPMRIFCTYTAMLAVRRELSKITKVEVVS, from the coding sequence ATGAGTTCTTTCTCCATCCTGGTCGGAAAACTGGTCCGCAGTGCCTCGAAACTGCGTGGCGGCGGCTCCGCCCTGCCCGGCCTGGTGGTGGAGAAAATCGATCCCGATTTCATTCGCCGCACCCTCGCTGACCTGCCGCTCGGCGTCGCCGTCGTCTCCGGAACCAACGGCAAGACGACCACTACCAAGATGGTGGTGGAGCTGCTCGAGAGCCAGGGGCTGAAGGTTTTCACGAACCGGACGGGCAGCAACTTCACCCGCGGCGTTGCGGCAGCCCTGCTGGGCGAAGTGAACCTGCGCGGGCACCTGGATGCGGACATCGCCGTCCTGGAACTGGACGAGGCGCACGCCGTGCACTTCGTGAAACTGATCCAGCCGCGCTACAGCCTGCTGCTGAATGTCCTGCGTGACCAGCTGGACCGGTTCGGCGAGATCGACAAGACCACCCGCCTGCTGGAATCCATTGCCCGCGCGACCACCGAGACGGTGGTCCTGAACCGCGAGGATCCCCGCGTGGCGGGCATTGCCGATTCCCTGAACGGCCAGCGTGCCGTGTACTTCGGGCTCGATGCCTCGCTGCGCAGCACCTTCCCCAACGACGACGAGATGCGCGGCAGCCTTGCCGAAGCGCTGGCCGCAACCCAGGAGGCCGACGTCGTCCTTGAACGCGTGAGTGAGACGGACGCGGATTTCCTGGTCGACGGACAGGTCCGCACCTCGGGGCTGAAGCTGCGCGGCGTTTACAACATCTTCAATGCCGCCGCTGCCCTCGCCTTTGCGCGGACAATCAAGGGCAAGGACCTCGACTCCGACGCCTTGTTCGATGCGCTTGCCAATGTGGAGCCTGCATTCGGGCGCGGCGAGTCCCTGACCGTCAACGGCCAGCCGCTGGAGCTGGTGCTGGTGAAGAATCCCAGCGGCTTCCGCCTGGGCCTGAAGTCCTTTGCCGCCCACGGCTATTCGACAATGATCGCCATTAATGACAACTACGCCGACGGCCGGGACATGTCCTGGCTGTGGGACGTGGACTTCGAATCCCTGGCCGAGGGCGGTGTCGACGTCGTCAGCGGCGTGCGCGCCTACGACATGGCGTTGCGGCTGAAGTACGACGACGTGCCGGTGCGCACCATCGAACCGGACATCACGGACGGGCTGAAGCGTTTCATCAAGGACTCCCCCGGGGTTCCCATGCGGATCTTCTGCACGTACACGGCCATGCTGGCCGTACGCCGGGAACTCTCCAAGATCACGAAGGTAGAGGTGGTCTCATGA
- a CDS encoding type 1 glutamine amidotransferase — MTEDRTIKILQLYPREMNIYGDWGNVLVLKQRLKWYGYQPVVEEYNAGDEFPADVDIVVGGGGQDSGQVVIQQDLQQLAPTLQGLAEDGLPMLVICGLYQLFGRFFKTHEGALIPGIGILDMETHGGDVRLIGNVLSVSEEFGEIHGYENHSGQTFLGPGVKPLAEIRKGEGNNTKDSTEGARYKNVVASYLHGSLLPKNPAIADFLIEKAATRKFGSFSPVPRSEQDLADLSKLSEMARQHAGQRPR; from the coding sequence ATGACCGAGGACCGCACAATCAAGATCCTGCAGCTGTACCCGCGGGAAATGAACATTTACGGCGACTGGGGCAACGTCCTGGTGCTCAAGCAGCGCCTGAAGTGGTACGGCTACCAGCCGGTTGTCGAGGAGTACAACGCCGGGGACGAGTTCCCTGCCGACGTCGACATCGTTGTCGGCGGCGGCGGCCAGGACAGCGGACAGGTGGTGATCCAGCAGGATCTCCAGCAGTTGGCTCCCACCCTGCAGGGGCTTGCCGAGGACGGCCTGCCGATGCTGGTGATCTGCGGTTTGTACCAGTTGTTCGGACGGTTCTTCAAGACGCATGAGGGTGCGCTCATTCCGGGAATCGGCATCCTGGACATGGAGACCCACGGCGGTGACGTGCGGTTGATCGGCAACGTTCTTTCCGTCAGCGAAGAGTTCGGCGAGATCCACGGCTATGAGAACCACAGCGGCCAGACCTTCCTCGGTCCGGGCGTGAAGCCGCTGGCGGAGATCCGCAAGGGTGAAGGCAACAACACCAAGGACAGCACCGAGGGTGCGCGGTACAAGAACGTGGTAGCCAGTTACCTGCACGGTTCCCTTCTTCCCAAGAATCCGGCAATTGCGGACTTCCTGATCGAGAAGGCAGCCACGCGGAAGTTCGGCAGCTTCTCCCCTGTTCCCCGTTCGGAACAGGACCTGGCTGACCTGTCGAAGCTCTCGGAAATGGCACGCCAGCACGCCGGGCAGCGGCCGCGCTAG
- a CDS encoding DUF222 domain-containing protein, protein MGSFPQGRKLLLQAWFWVHSIEHMFESNRDYPASVEGAELRFGTAAGHRSGNNGPAAEPALSSRERPGPAAEPALSSRERPGPAAAPALSSRERPGPAAVAEAHCGNEPPFSPVAAWIAELSSGRALEEIASDTDAGLISRLRVLEELKAAAAAAQVRVAAAFDASVRAAHARSGIPEEQQGRGIAAQIALARRESPARGGRILGFSKALALEMPCTLRALSEGRLNEWRATLLVRETACLSVSDRRLVDREVAGDVAGLEGLGDGRLIGRIRKLTYRIDQEALVRRAAKAQSDRYVSCRPAPDTMTYLTGLLPVAQGVAVFAALSREADSLRARGDERGRGQIMADTLVERITGLTHADRVPLEVQLVMTDRTLLAGSNEPAYLSGYGVVPAMWARDAVRKAANGKAGGGLAASGIAGRGLGGSRKGGEAHAGSCSGGEDTADSVSPGGEKTGKDRSHKAGHEEPTSRRRASASPDLWLRRLYTAPTSGELIGLDSKARFVPGLLARFISVRDQTCRTPWCNAPIRHRDHIRPHRIGGSTKAENLQGLCEACNQAKEAPGWQARSVGSPGRHAVEITTPTGYTYQSTAPPLPGT, encoded by the coding sequence GTGGGTAGTTTTCCACAAGGACGAAAACTCCTATTGCAGGCTTGGTTTTGGGTCCATAGCATCGAACACATGTTCGAATCAAATCGGGACTATCCAGCATCCGTTGAGGGCGCTGAGCTCCGCTTCGGTACAGCCGCTGGGCACCGCAGTGGCAACAACGGTCCGGCAGCCGAGCCGGCGCTGTCCAGCCGTGAGCGCCCTGGTCCGGCGGCCGAGCCGGCGCTGTCCAGCCGTGAGCGCCCTGGTCCGGCGGCCGCGCCAGCGCTGTCCAGCCGTGAGCGCCCTGGTCCGGCAGCCGTCGCGGAGGCGCATTGCGGCAACGAACCGCCATTCTCGCCGGTCGCCGCGTGGATCGCCGAGCTGTCTTCCGGGCGCGCTCTGGAAGAGATCGCCTCCGATACAGACGCGGGTCTCATAAGCCGGCTGCGCGTCCTGGAAGAACTCAAGGCCGCTGCTGCAGCAGCCCAGGTTCGCGTCGCCGCCGCCTTCGATGCCTCCGTCCGTGCAGCACATGCACGCTCCGGCATTCCCGAAGAGCAGCAGGGGAGAGGCATTGCTGCTCAAATTGCCCTCGCCCGGCGCGAATCGCCGGCACGCGGCGGGCGGATTCTTGGCTTTTCCAAAGCGCTTGCACTTGAAATGCCATGCACACTCCGGGCGCTGTCCGAGGGCAGACTCAACGAATGGCGGGCCACGCTTCTGGTCCGTGAGACGGCATGCCTGTCGGTATCCGACCGTCGCTTGGTGGACCGTGAGGTAGCCGGAGACGTTGCCGGACTCGAGGGGCTCGGAGACGGGCGTCTGATTGGCAGGATTCGGAAACTAACGTACCGGATCGACCAAGAGGCGCTGGTCCGGCGTGCAGCCAAGGCCCAGTCGGACCGCTATGTTTCCTGCCGGCCTGCCCCGGACACCATGACCTACCTGACAGGCCTATTGCCGGTGGCCCAGGGGGTCGCGGTCTTTGCCGCCCTCAGCCGCGAAGCAGATTCCCTCCGGGCACGTGGCGATGAACGCGGCCGGGGCCAGATCATGGCTGACACGCTGGTTGAAAGAATCACCGGTCTTACCCACGCTGACCGGGTGCCGCTGGAGGTCCAGCTTGTTATGACCGACCGTACGCTGCTGGCGGGTTCGAACGAACCGGCCTACCTCAGCGGATACGGCGTGGTGCCGGCCATGTGGGCACGCGACGCGGTGCGGAAAGCGGCGAACGGCAAGGCTGGTGGTGGTCTGGCCGCGAGCGGCATTGCTGGTCGCGGATTGGGCGGAAGCCGCAAGGGCGGTGAGGCCCATGCCGGAAGCTGCAGCGGCGGAGAGGATACCGCCGACAGCGTCAGCCCCGGCGGTGAAAAGACCGGAAAGGACCGGTCACACAAAGCCGGACACGAAGAACCGACCAGCCGTCGCCGAGCATCTGCGTCGCCGGACCTCTGGCTCCGGCGCCTCTACACGGCCCCGACCTCAGGTGAACTCATTGGCCTGGACTCCAAGGCGCGGTTTGTCCCTGGATTATTGGCGAGGTTCATCTCCGTGAGGGACCAAACCTGCCGGACACCGTGGTGCAACGCCCCAATCCGGCACCGCGACCATATCCGTCCGCACCGCATCGGCGGGAGTACAAAGGCCGAAAACCTGCAGGGCCTGTGCGAAGCCTGCAACCAAGCCAAGGAAGCACCCGGCTGGCAGGCAAGGAGTGTTGGAAGTCCCGGCCGGCACGCGGTCGAAATCACCACGCCGACCGGATACACCTATCAATCCACGGCGCCGCCGCTGCCGGGCACCTGA
- a CDS encoding bifunctional 2-polyprenyl-6-hydroxyphenol methylase/3-demethylubiquinol 3-O-methyltransferase UbiG translates to MTPSEPGNYYAVPELAAAYDADTEARQDLPFYLALAAELGARRVADIGSGTGLLCSLLAGQGYEVTGVEPEETMLSLADTQPHADAVT, encoded by the coding sequence ATGACCCCATCGGAGCCCGGGAACTACTACGCCGTCCCTGAACTTGCTGCCGCCTATGATGCCGATACGGAAGCCCGCCAGGACCTGCCGTTCTACCTGGCACTGGCCGCCGAGCTGGGAGCCCGCCGCGTTGCGGACATCGGATCAGGAACAGGCCTGCTGTGCAGCCTGCTGGCAGGGCAGGGATATGAGGTCACGGGAGTCGAACCTGAAGAAACCATGCTTTCGCTCGCAGACACCCAGCCGCATGCCGACGCCGTCACCTAG